One region of Ostrinia nubilalis chromosome 14, ilOstNubi1.1, whole genome shotgun sequence genomic DNA includes:
- the LOC135078340 gene encoding uncharacterized protein LOC135078340, whose product MFPDYEYFFYQYKGMCPFTCLPLELEDFQPHDLAVPAYNVVEECEVITTESYQSSGDEPDEDDTWTETYPVSPVASPINEPPYHWTQAVATRLVPVAADFKFSFTKTFSTDSDGTETDGDDVCEHCGPLGSTPRRQSRRRLIIITKIRKIDFDVPEE is encoded by the exons ATGTTCCCCGATTACGAATATTTCTTTTACCAATACAAGGGCATGTGCCCTTTCACGTGCCTGCCCTTGGAACTGGAAGATTTCCAACCGCATGATTTGGCCGTGCCCGCCTATAACGTTGTGgaag AATGTGAAGTGATAACAACGGAGTCTTATCAAAGCTCTGGAGATGAGCCTGATGAAGATGACACGTGGACCGAGACCTACCCTGTCAGTCCCGTTGCCTCACCTATCAACG aGCCGCCGTATCATTGGACTCAAGCAGTTGCCACGAGACTCGTGCCTGTGGCAGCTGACTTCAAATTCTCATTCACGAAGACATTCA GTACTGACAGTGACGGTACAGAAACCGACGGTGACGATGTATGTGAGCATTGCGGTCCTCTTGGCTCTACGCCGAGGAGGCAATCCCGAAGGAGGCTGATTATAATAACCAAAATAAGGAAAATTGACTTCGACGTGCCGGAGGAATAA